In the Oncorhynchus keta strain PuntledgeMale-10-30-2019 chromosome 29, Oket_V2, whole genome shotgun sequence genome, one interval contains:
- the LOC118362820 gene encoding cell growth regulator with EF hand domain protein 1 isoform X2 gives MLVTGVLSLLLLAHQCVSAPQVPGDQRVESAGAPPPLTLANPFGSGDEERRLLQSYIKANLKEGQGGPDSTWEQEVFFLFSLHDYDRSGDMDGLEMMRLLSEYNSHNRPGEQSAEPVVDMVDFLLQTQDLNMDGLIAPPELLSPPKLQQPDSYSQGAPEQGGSVAQEQVKVQVEVKVEEPKLEKAAQKENVEEQPKEEESKPRVVGQEVQTNEHPIQAEEKGLHIPEAPAADHEQNRPAPVHQGQPEM, from the exons ATGTTGGTGACGGGTGTGCTTTCCCTGCTCCTACTCGCGCAccagtgtgtttctgcaccacaGGTGCCCGGAGACCAAAG AGTAGAGTCAGCAGgagcccctccccctctcacactGGCCAATCCCTTTGGCTCTGGAGACGAGGAGCGCAG gcTGCTGCAGAGCTACATCAAGGCCAACCTgaaggagggacagggaggaccAGATAGCACCTGGGAACAAG AGGTGTTTTTCCTGTTTAGTCTCCATGACTATGACCGCAGCGGTGACATGGATGGCCTGGAGATGATGAGGCTGCTCTCTGAATACAACTCCCACAATAGGCCTGGAGAACAGTCAGCTGAGCCG GTGGTGGACATGGTAGACTTTCTCCTGCAGACTCAGGATCTAAACATGGACGGTCTAATAGCACCCCCTGAGCTACTCTCTCCCCCCAAACTACAACAACCAGACTCCTACTCCCAGGGTGCACCTGAACAGGGAGGAAGTGTGGCCCAGGAGCAGGTAAAGGTCCAAGTGGAAGTCAAAGTTGAGGAACCAAAACTAGAAAAAGCAGCACAGAAAGAGAATGTAGAGGAACAGCCCAAGGAAGAAGAGTCAAAGCCAAGAGTTGTGGGACAGGAAGTTCAGACCAATGAACATCCTATacaggcagaggagaaaggactGCATATCCCAGAGGCCCCTGCTGCTGATCATGAGCAAAATAGGCCTGCTCCTGTACATCAGGGGCAGCCTGAAATgtaa
- the LOC118362820 gene encoding cell growth regulator with EF hand domain protein 1 isoform X1 gives MRFSVYSSNGPSGASLETGADMLVTGVLSLLLLAHQCVSAPQVPGDQRVESAGAPPPLTLANPFGSGDEERRLLQSYIKANLKEGQGGPDSTWEQEVFFLFSLHDYDRSGDMDGLEMMRLLSEYNSHNRPGEQSAEPVVDMVDFLLQTQDLNMDGLIAPPELLSPPKLQQPDSYSQGAPEQGGSVAQEQVKVQVEVKVEEPKLEKAAQKENVEEQPKEEESKPRVVGQEVQTNEHPIQAEEKGLHIPEAPAADHEQNRPAPVHQGQPEM, from the exons ATGCGTTTCTCTGTCTACTCGTCAAACGGGCCATCAG GTGCATCGTTAGAGACTGGCGCTGACATGTTGGTGACGGGTGTGCTTTCCCTGCTCCTACTCGCGCAccagtgtgtttctgcaccacaGGTGCCCGGAGACCAAAG AGTAGAGTCAGCAGgagcccctccccctctcacactGGCCAATCCCTTTGGCTCTGGAGACGAGGAGCGCAG gcTGCTGCAGAGCTACATCAAGGCCAACCTgaaggagggacagggaggaccAGATAGCACCTGGGAACAAG AGGTGTTTTTCCTGTTTAGTCTCCATGACTATGACCGCAGCGGTGACATGGATGGCCTGGAGATGATGAGGCTGCTCTCTGAATACAACTCCCACAATAGGCCTGGAGAACAGTCAGCTGAGCCG GTGGTGGACATGGTAGACTTTCTCCTGCAGACTCAGGATCTAAACATGGACGGTCTAATAGCACCCCCTGAGCTACTCTCTCCCCCCAAACTACAACAACCAGACTCCTACTCCCAGGGTGCACCTGAACAGGGAGGAAGTGTGGCCCAGGAGCAGGTAAAGGTCCAAGTGGAAGTCAAAGTTGAGGAACCAAAACTAGAAAAAGCAGCACAGAAAGAGAATGTAGAGGAACAGCCCAAGGAAGAAGAGTCAAAGCCAAGAGTTGTGGGACAGGAAGTTCAGACCAATGAACATCCTATacaggcagaggagaaaggactGCATATCCCAGAGGCCCCTGCTGCTGATCATGAGCAAAATAGGCCTGCTCCTGTACATCAGGGGCAGCCTGAAATgtaa